Proteins encoded within one genomic window of Lampris incognitus isolate fLamInc1 chromosome 1, fLamInc1.hap2, whole genome shotgun sequence:
- the vcp gene encoding transitional endoplasmic reticulum ATPase — MASGGESKNDDLSTAILKQKNRPNRLIVDESINEDNSVVSLSQTKMDELQLFRGDTVLMKGKKRRETVCIVLSDDTCSDEKVRMNRVVRNNLRVRLGDVISIQPCPDVKYGKRIHVLPIDDTVEGITGNLFEVYLKPYFLEAYRPIRKGDIFLVRGGMRAVEFKVVETDPSPYCIVAPDTVIHCEGEPIRREDEEESLNEVGYDDIGGVRKQLAQIKEMVELPLRHPALFKAIGVKPPRGILLYGPPGTGKTLIARAVANETGAFFFLINGPEIMSKLAGESESNLRKAFEEAEKNAPAIIFIDELDAIAPKREKTHGEVERRIVSQLLTLMDGLKQRAHVIVMAATNRPNSIDPALRRFGRFDREVDIGIPDATGRLEILQIHTKNMKLADDVDLEQVANETHGHVGADLAALCSEAALQAIRKKMDLIDLEDETIDAEVMNSLAVTMDDFKWALSQSNPSALRETVVEVPNITWDDIGGLDDVKRELQELVQYPVEHPDKFLKFGMTPSKGVLFYGPPGCGKTLLAKAIANECQANFISIKGPELLTMWFGESEANVREIFDKARQAAPCVLFFDELDSIAKARGGNVGDGGGAADRVINQILTEMDGMSSKKNVFIIGATNRPDIIDPAILRPGRLDQLIYIPLPDEKSRINILKANLRKSPISKDVDLDFLAKMTNGFSGADLTEICQRACKLAIRESIENEIRREKERQTNPSAMEVEEDDPVPEIRKDHFEEAMRFARRSVSDNDIRKYEMFAQTLQQSRGFGCFRFPSSASGGSGPSQGTGGTGSAPVYNEDNDDDLYA; from the exons ATGGCCTCGGGAGGAGA GTCGAAAAATGATGATCTTTCTACTGCAATTCTGAAACAGAAGAACAGGCCCAACAGACTGATTGTTGATGAATCTATTAATGAAGATAATAGTGTGGTCTCACTCTCTCAG ACCAAGATGGATGAGCTGCAGCTCTTTCGTGGTGACACAGTACTGATGAAAGGAAAGAAGAGGCGAGAGACGGTGTGCATTGTGTTGTCTGATGACACCTGTTCTGATGAAAAGGTCCGCATGAACAGGGTTGTGCGCAACAACTTGAGGGTCCGACTGGGGGATGTCATCAG CATTCAGCCATGTCCTGATGTGAAGTATGGAAAGAGGATTCATGTTCTCCCAATAGATGACACAGTAGAGGGAATTACTGGAAACCTTTTTGAGGTCTACCTCAAGCCATACTTCCTAGAGGCTTACAGGCCCATCCGCAAGG GTGATATCTTTCTGGTCAGGGGAGGCATGCGTGCTGTGGAGTTCAAGGTGGTAGAGACCGATCCCTCCCCATACTGTATCGTTGCTCCTGATACGGTCATCCACTGTGAGGGAGAGCCCATCAGAAGAGAG GATGAGGAAGAGTCCCTGAATGAGGTTGGCTATGATGACATTGGAGGAGTGAGGAAGCAGCTAGCTCAAATCAAAGAGATGGTGGAGCTGCCTCTCAGACACCCTGCACTATTCAAGGCTATTGGAGTCAAG CCTCCACGTGGTATCCTGCTGTATGGACCCCCTGGAACAGGAAAGACTTTGATTGCTAGAGCTGTGGCCAATGAAACTGgagccttcttcttcctcataaaTG GTCCTGAAATCATGAGTAAACTAgcaggagagagtgagagtaacCTCAGGAAGGCCTTTGAGGAAGCTGAGAAGAACGCCCCTGCCATCATCTTCATTGATGAACTTGATGCTATTGCTCCcaagagagagaag ACTCATGGAGAGGTGGAGAGGCGCATTGTGTCTCAGCTCTTGACTCTGATGGATGGGTTGAAGCAGAGAGCTCATGTCATTGTCATGGCTGCCACAAACAGACCCAACAGCATTGACCCGGCTCTGAGGAGATTTG GGCGTTTCGATAGGGAAGTGGACATTGGTATCCCTGATGCTACAGGCAGATTGGAGATCCTTCAGATACACACAAAGAACATGAAACTGGCTGACGACGTTGACCTGGAACAA GTGGCCAATGAGACTCATGGGCATGTTGGTGCAGATCTggctgctctgtgctctgaggccgCCCTGCAGGCCATTAGAAAGAAGATGGACCTGATTGACCTAGAGGATGAGACCATTGATGCTGAAGTCATGAACTCTCTGGCTGTCACCATGGATGACTTCAAG TGGGCCCTGAGTCAGAGTAACCCATCAGCACTGAGAGAGACAGTCGTGGAGGTTCCCAACATCACCTGGGATGACATTGGAGGTCTGGATGATGTCAAGAGGGAGCTGCAGGAgcttgtgcag TATCCTGTGGAGCACCCAGACAAGTTCTTGAAGTTTGGCATGACCCCATCCAAAGGTGTGCTCTTCTATGGCCCTCCTGGATGTGGTAAGACACTGCTGGCCAAGGCTATTGCCAATGAGTGCCAGGCCAACTTTATTTCCATCAAGGGACCAGAGCTGCTCACAATGTGGTTTGGAGAGTCGGAGGCCAATGTCAGAGAGATCTTTGACAAG GCTCGTCAGGCAGCCCCATGTGTCCTGTTCTTTGATGAGCTGGATTCCATAGCCAAGGCCCGGGGTGGCAATGTGGGAGATGGTGGTGGAGCAGCTGACCGTGTCATCAACCAGATCCTGACTGAGATGGACGGCATGTCCAGCAAGAAGAACGTTTTCATTATTGGCGccaccaacagaccagacatcatcgaCCCCGCCATCTTGAGACCTGGGCGTCTGGACCAGCTCATCTACATCCCCTTGCCTGATGAAAAGAGCAGGATCAACATCCTCAAGGCCAATCTTCGCAAGAGCCCGATCAGCAAG GATGTGGACCTAGACTTCTTGGCTAAGATGACCAATGGCTTCTCTGGAGCTGATCTTACAGAGATCTGCCAACGGGCATGCAAACTGGCCATCAGAGAGAGTATTGAGAATGAGATccgcagagagaaggagaggcagaCCAATCCATCAGCTATG GAGGTGGAAGAGGATGACCCTGTGCCTGAGATCAGGAAGGATCACTTCGAGGAGGCCATGCGATTCGCTCGTCGTTCCGTCAGTGACAATGACATTCGCAAATATGAGATGTTTGCCCAGACGCTGCAGCAGAGCCGTGGCTTTGGCTGCTTCAG GTTTCCCTCAAGTGCTTCAGGGGGTAGTGGTCCAAGCCAGGGCACAGGTGGTACTGGAAGCGCTCCAGTTTACAATGAAGATAACGACGATGACCTTTATGCATAA
- the akr1a1a gene encoding aldo-keto reductase family 1 member A1-A — protein sequence MSAFVTLSSGQRMPMVGLGTWKSAPGQVKQAVLAALDCGYKHVDCAAAYSNEQEVGEALALRIGPGKALRREEVFITSKLWNTKHDPEDVEEACRTSLAHLGLSYLDLYLMHWPMAFQRGKELMPRREDGSVCYADTHYRDTWVAMESLVDKGLVKAIGLSNFNARQTDDVISMAKYKPVVNQVECHPYFLQADLLSHCRSAGVCVTAYSPLGSGDRPWACPDEPHLLEDPKLGAIANRYQKTPAQVILRWHIQRGVVCIPKSVTASRIQQNLQVFDFSLSEDDVMQIDSINRNERFIIPTVERAGKRVWRDMEHPHFPFHDPY from the exons ATGAGCGCGTTTGTAACTCTCTCATCAGGGCAGAGGATGCCCATGGTTGGGCTCGGCACATGGAAGAGTGCTCCAGGACAG GTGAAGCAGGCAGTGTTGGCAGCTTTAGACTGTGGGTACAAACACGTCGACTGTGCTGCCGCATACAGCAACGAGCAGGAGGTGGGAGAGGCTCTGGCTCTCAGGATTGGCCCGGGGAAG GCTCTGCGTCGTGAGGAGGTGTTTATAACATCCAAGTTGTGGAACACCAAGCATGACCCAGAGGATGTGGAAGAAGCCTGCAGGACTAGCCTGGCCCACCTGGGCCTCTCCTACTTGGACCTCTACCTCATGCACTGGCCTATGGCCTTCCA GCGTGGGAAAGAGCTGATGCCTCGAAGGGAGGATGGGAGTGTGTGTTACGCTGACACACACTACCGTGACACTTGGGTGGCCATGGAGAGCCTGGTGGACAAGGGTCTGGTCAAGGCCATAGGACTGTCCAATTTCAATGCCAGACAGactgatgatgtcatcagcatGGCAAAGTACAAACCTGTGGTCAACCAG GTGGAGTGTCATCCATATTTTTTACAAGCAGATCTGCTGTCTCATTGTCG GTCAGCTGGAGTTTGTGTAACAGCCTACAGCCCCCTGGGCAGTGGGGACCGACCTTGGGCCTGTCCTGATGAACCACACCTGCTGGAGGACCCCAAGCTGGGAGCCATTGCCAATCGATACCAGAAGACACCTGCTCAGGTGATCCTTAG GTGGCATATTCAAAGAGGTGTGGTATGCATCCCCAAGAGTGTGACAGCCTCAAGGATCCAGCAGAATCTGCAGGTGTTTGACTTTTCTCTGTCAGAGGACGACGTGATGCAGATTGACTCCATCAACCGCAACGAGCGATTCATCATCCCTACAGTTGAG AGGGCAGGCAAGAGAGTCTGGAGAGACATGGAGCATCCTCATTTCCCCTTTCATGATCCATACTGA